GAGATCACGGCCCCGACGATGGAATATGTGGTTGAGATTTTGAGGCCCGAAGCAAATGCGGGCATCGCGGAGGGCAGCTTGATGTAGCGGTAAATCTGCCGGCGGCCCGCGCCCATCGACTGCAGCAGGCGGATGGCGTCCACGTCCGCCTGGGAGAACCCGCCCAGCAGCCCGATGGTCATTGGGAAGAAGCAGGTGAGGAAGATCAGCGTGATCTTGGGTGCGGCGCCGTACCCCATCCACAGCACGAGCAGCGGCGCGATGGCGACGGTGGGGATCGTCTGTGTGAAGAGCAGAACCGGCGTCACCGACTGCCGCAGAAAAACGCTGTTGTCCATCAGCGTGGCCAGCACAAACGCCGCGGCGACCGACAGCGCCAGTCCGCAGGCCGCCTCCAGCAGCGTGACCCCGAGGTGGCGCATGAGCAGCGGGAAGTCGCCGACAAAGGCGAGGACGACCCGCACGGGGCTCGGCAGCAAAAAGACGGGCAGCAGGCCGGACGCGCTGACGCCCTGCCAGAGCAGGACCAGCGCCGCCGCGAGCAGAAAGGGCGGCCAGCGCCTAGGCGCCGTGGTGTTTCGAAACTTTTTTCTCAATGCTCCACACTCCCTCGGACGGGTTATAGACCATCTTGATATAGGCGGACACGCTCGAAGCTCCCTCGCGCAGGCAGATGAGCTGGCACTCCTTGGCGATCTCGCACAGCCTGTCGAAATCGCCCTCCACCGTCGTCTCGAAGGGGCCCACGAAAGTGTTGAGGCCTGTCCCTTTGAGATAGACGATGACTTTGTCGATGATGGGGATGACGTCTCCGTTCTCTACACGCGGGAGTACCTGGATCGCAAGACTTGCGAGCGGTTGTTTCATGTGCGGTCAGCTCCTTTTGTATTTTTGGCAAAAAAGAATCCGCACGGGAAATCCGCGCGGAAGACCGCTCTCATGATTTCCCTCCGCCGGCATTACCCGGATCAGGTCCGGGGCGGCCTTACGGGTCGCCCCCTTTGGGTTAAAGCTCCAGATCAGCTTACTCTCAGCCGGATAGGTCCAGCTCCCCGTTCATGCGTATTCAGTTTTGCACCGTGCCGCGCCGGCGCCCTCGCCTACTACATCTTGTGGTCCCCTACCAGGTGTAGTACTGTTAGAGTATGCCGAAGCGATATACGACACTTTTATTATATCGCGTATTTTGAAAATGTCAATTGGGCGCGCGCAAATTAGGCCTTTCGAAGCGCCGAGGGCGTCAGATGTCTCATTTGGCGTTTTTAACCGGTCCTTCGGCCGAAGGCCTTCTGAATTTTCAAAAAAAGAAAAAATGATTTGACAAAGCGAAAAACATGTGTTACAATTCGGTTACAAAAGAGTAAATCTTTAGTAACGAGACAACAGCGAAATTGTAAGGACTGAGGTGAATGGATGGCGACAACGACGAAGAAGAAAAAGGATGAGGGCCTTATCTACAAGGGCCATCCGCTGATGCGCAGGGACAATCTTGTCTATTATGGCAGCATGGCGGAGAAATATATCATCATGATGCAGGTGCTCGACGCCAAGAAGGTAAAGGATCTGGACGTAGCCACCCGTGTGTCTATCCAGCTCCAACTGACGGATCCCGATCTCAAAAGCAGGGACCGTGTGGTGAAGAAGACGGAGAAAGAGGGGCTCTACAACGCGATGGACGTGGCGTCCGTTTGGCTGGAGAGAGCCTTGGCCGCCAACTGAGAGCCCGCTGAAAACCTTTTCACACATTAGATAAAATCCGGCTTTCGAAAGCTGATAAGTCGCATGCCGGCGCCAGCGCCGGCCTAGATAGAACAAGAACGAGATAGAGTTGTGGGGGTTTTTGAGACATGATCAAACATGGCATGAAAAGATGCCTTTGTTGTGGGTTGGCCTTGAGCGGGTTGTTGACGGCGGCGTCTGTGTCGGCGCTGGCCGCCGAAGTGAAGGTGGGCGTCGTTGGCGCGAGTTCTCTGCATCTGCGTCAGGAACCGTCCACCGGCGCCCAGTCGCTGGAGACCGCCGAGAACGGCGAGAAGGTGGTGGTGCTGGAGCAGGAAGGCGACTGGTACCGGGTTGTGTACCAGGGCGGCGAGGGTTACATGCACAGCGACTACCTGACAGTCAGCCTGGGGGCGGATTTCCCGGTGGGGGGCGGTGTGATCACGGGTTCGTCGGTCAATTTCCGCAAAATGCCTTCGACGGACGCGACGGTGCTGGGGCGTTTAGACAAGGACGTACAGGTGGAGGTCGTCGGCGTCGAGAGCGGTTGGTACAAGGTCAAGTCCGGAGATAAGACCGGTTACATACATCCCGATTTCCTGCAGATCGCCAAATCGGTGGCCGAGATGGTGGTTGAGGCGGCGAACGACGTGCCGTTGGCTGAGGCGGCGGACACAGACGACGAAAAAGCGGCGCGCAGGGCCGAGGTCGTCGCTTACGCCAAGGAGTTCTTGGGGTGCAAGTACCGTTACGGGTCGATGAACGGCAAGACCTTTGACTGTTCGGGGTTTACCTCGTATGTGTACAAACATTTCGGCTATTCATTGGGGCGCAGCGCGTCGAGCCAGGTCTCCAACGGCAAAAAAGTCGCGAGCCGCGACGAGCTGAAGCTCGGTGACGTCGTACTCTTCCGCGACCCTTCCATCAACCGCGGCGCGGCCAGCCACGTGGGTATCTATGTGGGCAAGGGGCAGTTCATCCACAGTTCCTCCCGCGGCGGCGGCGTGAAGTACAATTCCCTGAGCGATTACTATTACAACAAATACTACATCGGAGCCCGCCGGATCATCAACTGACACCCCGCCTTCGCGGCGTAAGATGCAAACGGCAGCCCACGACGGGCTGCCGTTTGGCTTTCTTCAGACTTTTCTCTCAAGAGTCTTCATCGCATCCGGCGTGTGCGGCAAAAGCGCGTCAGTGCCGCCGCGCCGCTCCCATTTTCCGTGGACTTTGGGTTATTTTCGGTTTTTTCCTTGACAAGACGGTGAGTTGGTTGTATATTGTTTGTATCATCGGCAAAGACGCTGTAAAGGATTATCCTGTGGCGTCTTTTTTCCTTTTTTCGTCTGTTTTGCGTCTGGTCAAAAGGGGAGAGGGGGTAAGAAAAGGGAGAAGTGCTTGGGTGTAGAATTTGTGGGAAGAAGAATGAACAAGGGAGGTTTGTGCATTGAGAAAAGTACTGGAACTGCTGCTGGTGGTGACCCTGGTGCTCTCCTTCGGTCTGCTTCCCTCCGCGGCGTTTTCCGCCGTGGATGAAGCAGCTGCCTCGGAGGCGGGGCCGGCTTTCGGCGACAGCGAGGCGGTGAAGGCGTTTTGGGACCAGCGGCATACCTTTGAGGAGCTGGAACAACTTCTCAAGGACCTCGCGGCGGCCTATCCGAATACCGCCAAGCTTTACTCCGTCGGCCACACCTGGGAGGAACGGCCGCTGTGGTGTCTTGAGGTCTCCGGCGGCGTGAAAACGGCCCGGACCGACGGGAAGACGCCGATCGCTCTGATTGGCAACATCCACGGCGGTGAGCAGGAGAGCGGGGAGAGCGTGGCCTACACGGCCTGGTGGCTGCTGTCCGCCGCCGCGGCCGGCGACGCGCAGGCCGCGCGGGTCATGAACGAATACGTCACCTACATCATCCCCGTCATGAATCCGGACGGTTATGTCAATTCCTTCACTGTAAACACGCGCCAGAACATGCGTCCCACCGACAGAAACGGTGTCGGCGGGCCGTTCAGCGACCCCTATCTCGACGTAAACGGCGACGGCGTCGTCGGTCAGATGTACACCGGAGGCACCAAAGAGGCGCCGCCGGCTGACCGATCGAGTGAAAACCTGCTGGGGTATGAGAGCCGCGATCGCGACGGAAACGGCATATTTGGCGACGATCCGAAGGGCAGCGCCATCGACTTGAACCGCACATTCGACTACCTGTGGAACTACAATCGGCCCTACGAGACGCCTCCGCTGGGCGCGAACGCCTGGTCCTCCGCTGGGTCGGACGCGGCCACCGAGCCGGAGGTGGAAGCGATTCAGAATTTCCTCCGGGTCCGCCGACCCGCGGCGCTGATTACGGCCCACACGGGCATTCAGTGTGTGCTGTACCCGTGGTGCTATGCCCCGACCCCCTCGCCGGACGACGCATTCTTCGCGGCCACGGCCGAGGCGATGCGGGCGGCCTTTGAAAACACCGTGGTACCAGTCCGGGGCGAGAAGGCCACCTTCTATGTCAAGCGGTCGTACGAGGATTACCCGACCTCGGCGGAGCTGATCGATTGGGCCTACGGGCGGCTGGGCATTCACGCCTACACCGTGGAGGTCTACGCGAGGGGTACCGGGCAGGATCAATGGCAGGATCCGAGGCCGTCGGCCAACGAGGGCGACTGGGTGTATCTGGGCGACATCTCGGACGGCCGAAGCGCAAGCAGCCGGGTGACCTATCAGGATGTGTGGATCTGGAATGCGCGCTCGCAGC
This region of Oscillospiraceae bacterium genomic DNA includes:
- a CDS encoding thiamine-binding protein: MKQPLASLAIQVLPRVENGDVIPIIDKVIVYLKGTGLNTFVGPFETTVEGDFDRLCEIAKECQLICLREGASSVSAYIKMVYNPSEGVWSIEKKVSKHHGA
- a CDS encoding ABC transporter permease — translated: MLAAALVLLWQGVSASGLLPVFLLPSPVRVVLAFVGDFPLLMRHLGVTLLEAACGLALSVAAAFVLATLMDNSVFLRQSVTPVLLFTQTIPTVAIAPLLVLWMGYGAAPKITLIFLTCFFPMTIGLLGGFSQADVDAIRLLQSMGAGRRQIYRYIKLPSAMPAFASGLKISTTYSIVGAVISEWLGGTAGLGVYMTRVRKSYSFDKMFAVILLVSALSVALVTLTTRLARRLMPWDRSSHSSS
- a CDS encoding SH3 domain-containing protein; the encoded protein is MSGLLTAASVSALAAEVKVGVVGASSLHLRQEPSTGAQSLETAENGEKVVVLEQEGDWYRVVYQGGEGYMHSDYLTVSLGADFPVGGGVITGSSVNFRKMPSTDATVLGRLDKDVQVEVVGVESGWYKVKSGDKTGYIHPDFLQIAKSVAEMVVEAANDVPLAEAADTDDEKAARRAEVVAYAKEFLGCKYRYGSMNGKTFDCSGFTSYVYKHFGYSLGRSASSQVSNGKKVASRDELKLGDVVLFRDPSINRGAASHVGIYVGKGQFIHSSSRGGGVKYNSLSDYYYNKYYIGARRIIN